The nucleotide sequence CTTCTTGGTTGGGCAAGATTTGGCAATGTGACCCAtctcatggcatttgaagcacacGACATGAGGTAGCTTCTttactttcttgcctttgctcttgttgaagccaatgccactcttgtcaccatagcttcttttgttattcaacatgtgctcaaatgtGACTTTAGatttgtagcacctctctaacttgttgctcaaattcttcactttatttttgagctcattgttctcctttaaaaggttagtctcataagacatagaagtagaacaagcatttaTATGTGAGGAACAtgtcatatctaataaatcatcacaagatgtggatatatgcttcttgcctatatcacaagggttagcaacagcATGTAATTGATCATTTAACCcaagtgatgagctctcactagttttaatcTTTTCATTAGAAAgctctttagtgagaaaagcatggtcttgtaccaagttattatgagcaacactaagttcctcatgagccaattttagctccacatgtgaacaagtagtaacataaagtagatgcttttgttgttcacatgttttctttggaaaagagttttcatttttcaatttctcggttttagccatctctttttctaaagctttgatcatacaACCATAattatctagaagctcctcatataaATCAAGATTAATCACATTTGCATTGGATacctttgtgtcaccttgtgacataaagcaatgtggtgatggagAGCTTGTAGAAGCAATATcatccgagcatgatccatcatcattaccatcaagtgtgcatggagtagcctcttcattggcatcacttgaggcatcatcatcatcaatcttgtcaagtgaacttgtagtggatcgatcatcatcatcacttgaccatgaggtggagcaatcttcaacAATCACCAAaatgtggtcatgctcaacatcctcatgtgcaACTTCCTTAGGCTtatcctccttcttgaacttgtcatcattccatgtggaggagtcactgaaggtgtgcttgattgattcccacAATTCATGAGAGGTTCCTTTGTGGATCACCTTGTAAAACaactcaaagctcaaagcatccattagaaataaATAAGCATCGGAATCAAGTTCAAAGAAAAccttttgagctttggttagatttGTGTGGTCCAAGACATGgttgagaccacttgtgacaacccaccaaaacttaggtccctttgcacgaaaatggtCAAGCGTATGATGTTTCcatcgtgcaaagtgtgtgccatcaaaaatgcgTGTGTCACACTCATCTatcccactagacgccatcctcttgggtcggtgaagaccacaaatgagagaccaagcTCTTATACCACATATAGGGTCGAGAttgcggactagaggggggtgaatagtttttttctaaaaattaatcgtgtcggttGTTGGTGATCTTTACCGATCAAATCCGACCACTAATTAAGCgataaaaagaggagaaattagcaaacttaatcacatatgcatttactattaaccgaATTCCACATGTATTTagagaacattattttgcaggtcacaaacacaaatacatggaataattcatcaAAAGGCGCTTTCAGACACTGATTCGCGCAAAGAAGCAAGGGAGATGTCACCATGCCAACTCCAAATGGGCAAAACCCACTGGGGCAGTGACCCTTGACTAGCCCAAGGCCTGCCATGCAAAGGCGGTGGCCAGAGGCGGCAGTCAAGGGCCGGCCACTCCTAGTGGCCGGCCGCTCCCCCCTGGATGCCGCCCTGCCTCTCCTTGCTGTGGCGATGGCATGCCGCCATGCTATGGCGGTGGGAGTCGGGGATGCACCAAGAATAGGCTCTGAGCACCGCCTCTCTTCTGTATAAGTAGAGGGGTACCCCCTCTCATAACACACACCACATTGAGCAACACCTCACTCTCTACTATCTTTAGTTTTACCTTTTAGTtgtattagagcaaggcaaagccaccttggagggcttggctccttggaagaagagagtcttggtatgaatatcaatatgggttcttccaaagttatgtcttcactttattatagtcatacttatgaactagagtatagttattgtgttatgatcttgatatatgaactagtgcagagtttatgtgtcatgagagtagcatacttaactttatgcttaaacaatcatataacttatataattggaattagagctaagttgaggtggcgattCATCATGCcgtcaggtgtgcccaagttctttacctatcgATCCGTAGGGTTGGGGACTcaaggggatttgggtagtttctgtatacgcaAGTGTGGTGCTTGCgtatggagagataggtgaatgcattgtccttctttctagttgaggggtaggcagcaggtggtgacaaccatgtccgtccttcataatcccccatgtttgtttagggtgtaggagtctaaattgtcacatgaggttgctagcAGACCAGTACTCAGTAGcctcccgacctgcttcacacttaaccctaaaactaattatgtaatttgtttgattatcaactaatctttgtatgactatactagaccaatgcctgctcgacttaggattattcttttatcctttcttttctattttatcctttgaggaatgccaagtgtgtgtccactatcttgaaattaTCATTCTTACCCCTGCTATaagcattggtgtacttgcaagtattattattcaagttcatatccttactagactcttaatcaaatgccttgctttgggaaaatataaataatgataccttgaatacttttgagcgaaatgctacaatgatagctccatgcgcttgcggataaatatctaaaattgttaaggaactatcaaggctatttcttAGTAGCATGGCTACACATTAGCTATGTTGCTAAGAAGTACCAACAAGGTATTTCTGGCGCTATTGCtgaggatggattcaaacctcgcacttagtagtgatgttaagaaataccaacaagcatttctggtgccattgccgaggatggattctatctccatacttggtgattgcattTAGAAATGCCAACATCGACTAACCgtaacaaatgcagaattaaaactatcagtttagccaagactatacccctctatctaagttatcaagcaccttacaaagatcctaattaagcaactaaggtgctgggatagctagagctcacctaaacaattctagagtaAGGTCACCCAAACCTATACACTAGTACTTTGCACAactgagggagctcctacacaactagtaagcaaaagcacaaagctcctaagctcactagcaatgctcaataacaaggcaactaatgccaaattagagagcgcaaattacttatctatacaaactaagcaatgtgactaacaaggttactaaaaccaaattagccacacaagggagctacttctatgctacacaagcaagaaggtaactagcaagctactaaagctaaactagtcacaagggcaactacacaagcacaatgtatgaaatgtaaatacaagcttgtgttgtgCGGAATGCAAGCCaccaagaagatgatgaagacaatgttgacacggtgattttatcctgaggttcacgtgcttgccaacatgctagtcccattgtgtcgaccgctcacttggtggttcagcggctaattggcatcacccgccaagcccacatgtcAGGCACCACAAGAACATACCCtgaaaagtgagggtagctcaatgacatactttactagagttgctcttcgtgatccccgtggggtgagcacaatccccctcacaaaccctcctctagagcaccacacaatcttctcgcatgcttcaacagagtcacaagccaccaagccatctaggaggtggcaacctccaagagtaacaagcaccaccggcttgcaactcgatcacctagtgccacttgatgcaacctcatgatgcaacgcactagaatcacactcactcacaattggatcacactcttgcaagcacaagtgagttagagggctcccaagcactctccaAGCATGGACACTTAGTCCCAAGGGTGCTTAACTAGCCAAatgcccgagctccacctctatttatagccccaagccaaatagatcTGTTGGAGCAAAGCTGTACTTTCTACGAGGGCACCGGATATGGCgatggtggcaccgccctagggttGCCGGTGCCCCCAACAGTCTAATGCAATAGCTAGTTTGACTAGTCGTGGTCACCGGACAAGCGGCGGTAGCACCGCCCCTAGGGTGGCGGCGCCCATGGCGGTGCCCACCCCGGTTTTCCCTGCTCTCTAGATTTttatggcggtggcaccgccctccTCACTGTGGTGacctggcggtgcaccgccctcagGGCGGCAGTGCACACTAGATGCACCGATGCCCGCTCTCTCCTCTGCTGCTCTTGGCCAGTCTAGgtcggcaccgccctaggggtggtggtgccatcgGAAAAGGTGGCGGTGCCCCCTCTAGAACACCTATCTCTCGGCCACCACTACTGGTCACCACCACAGGGATAGCGGTGCACCGTCACAAGGGCGGTGGTGTCCTCGGGGCAGCAGCACAATCCCGGCTATGCCTctttttcttcacctttttcaccacctttgcaaatatgctaacatcaccaagtgatcaccaacttgtgcacgtgtgttagcttttcacaaacattttactaAAGGAATACCACTCTTTTTGCCAcgtcactcgatcctaacacgtatgcaaagttagatcattcaagtggcactagatgaccgatatgcaaacaagtttgctcctcttaatagtatggccatctatcctaaacctaatcATCAACTTCTCTTCATGccttatgaccggtgaaatgaaatgtcctaggttatacctttgccttgcgcattccattccaactcctccgatccgatgttgatgcaacacatacaccaacaTGATCGATAataatatgatccactccatatcatcatgcgaccgtattggttcatcgatcttgacttcacttgctcttcactgttgcctcggtccatcggcgctaagtcattactcaacttgcccttcactcttgcaacagGTCggtcgagccaagtcttgtcttgatcttctccgacttagtcacatgactcaatgagctccttcatcacatgtatgagctttacaacatctctgagccattttcacctccatggcatatgttgctcacacacttgTAGCTGTGGACTAATTATCTATGTATCTCatattaaacacaattagtccacctaggtgtcactcaattaccaaaaccaaacaaggacctttcagaggcGTATCTCCTATGATATAGCAAAGTACTCAGTGTGTAGAGGAAAAACTATGTACCAAGTGAACTTATCATATTTAGAGATGTGTAGCCGCGTAATCAGTCAACTATATATCTCATATATGATGTATTCAAAGAAAATGGAAACAACTAAAAAGTTGTGTATAAAAGTAAAAAGATAGATGCATCTAGCAAAGAACATTGACTCTATATTTATTAACAAAGAATCTTGAGTACATAAGCTAGAAGACAGAATTTACTTAAACAAGGAAACTACTGAAATAATACTAAGCATAGAATCTCCATAACTGGTCAATGTTCCAAGAGTTAGGCACGGGATCACCATCCTCTGTGATTAACATGAAGGAGCCTGGTCGAGTGACTTTGGAGACGATGAAGGGGCCTTCCTAGGGGCTGAGTAGCTTGTGCCATCCCGAGGTATTCTAGATATGCTTGAAGACTAAATCTCTGACTTGAATGGTGAACAGGCACACATTCTTGTCGTAATGATGCCATAGGCCTTGCAGGTATCTAATAGACTAAAAAAGTGCATTAAGCTTGACTTCTTTAGCACTGTCAATTTCTAGCTTTTGAGTTTCATCTGCTTCGCCTTCGTTGTACTGCTCAACCTTGGGAAACTTCTATATCAAGTCTGATGGTAGGATGGCTTTAGAGCCATAaaccaggaagaagggtgagtacccTATCACTCTACTCTGCTAAGTGTGCAGTCCCTAGACTACCTTGGGTAGCTCGTAGATCCACTTGCCGCCGTAGTCCTTGAGCTCATCAAATAGCTGAGGCTTTAGCTCGGCTAGCAATAGCCCGTTAGCCCTCTCTACTTGACCATTTGCTTGCAAATGAGCGACGAAGGCGTAGTCGATGCTGATGCCGCAGTCTCGAGCCCAACTTCTAAACTCAATAGCTGTGAAAGGTGAGCTGAGATCCGTGATGATCCGATTAGGCATGCCAAATCGGTACATAATGTCTTGCATGAACTCGACTGCCTTGGTAGCATTGAACTTGATGAGTGgcttgtactctatccacttggtgaacttatcaatGGACAcatagatgtactcgaaaccacccAGTGCACGTTTAAGaggtccaaccatgtcgagcaCCCAACATGAAAAAGGCCATGAtgggggatgcagatgaggttgtgagttgGAATGTGGGCAtgcttggcaaagaactgacatcCCTTGCAGTATCGCACCaactcttctacgtctttcagtGCTGTAGGCTAATAGTACCCAGATCTAAAAGCCTTGCCGACTAAAGTCCTAGAGGCTGGGTGGTTGCCACAACACTCGGAGTGAATTTCTTCCAAGATCTGCCGCACTTCTTTTGGTGTAATGCATTTGAGGAGAACACCATATGATGCGCCCTGCTGATAGAGCCTGTCTTCGACTaagacgtagttcttgcttctacatTGAATCTGCTCTGCTTCTACCTTGTCGTTAGGCTGCTTATGATCTTAGATGTAATCAATGAATACTTGCATCCAAGCCGGGTTGACCACTAGTACCTAGACATTGGGAGTTAGGGTACTGCTGGATGTGGAAGCTTCTTGTTTGATTGAAGGGACTTAGAGTTCCTGAACAAACACATTGGGTGGTACCTGCGCTCTGTCTAATCCCAATTTGGCCAAAACATCAGCTGCAACGTTGAGATCTCGCATGACATGGAGGATTTCTAAGCCTTGGAAGTGTTTCTCAAGTTTGCAGACTTCTGTGTAGTAGGCATCCATGGTCtccttggtgcagtcccaatccttGTTTACTTGGTTGATAACCACTAAGGAGTCACCATAGATGAGTAAGCGCTTGATGCCGAGGGAGACTGCTACTTGGAGGCCATGTAGGAGGGCCTCGTACTTGGCTTCGTTGTTGGTAGCAGGCCAAAGTATCTGTAGAACATACTTAAGCTGCTTTCTGTCTGGAGAGATAAAGGGAACACTAGCGCCTGCACCTCTTGCTTGAGGGAACCATCgaaatacatcttccaatggtctaAGATGACTTTTAGAGTAGGCTGCTGGGCTTCGGTCCACTCGGCTATAAAATCAGCCAAGACTTGAGACTTGATAGCCTTGCAGGAGGCAAACTCAATGTTCTAAGCTTCGAGTTTGACtgaccacttggatatgcgccctattGCGTCCCGATTGCATAGGATGTCGCTGAGTGGGAAGTCAGATACAACTGTTACCTTGTGCTCATCAAAGTAGTGGTGTAacttgcgtgaagtgattaggAGGGCATAGAGGAGCTTTTGTACATGTGGGTACATGGCCTTGGATTCTGATAGCACCTCGCTAATATAATAGACTGGTCATTGTACCTTATATACGTGTCCTTCTTCAGCCCGCTCCACGACTATTGTCGTGCTAACTATAGTAGTATTAGCTgcaatgtagagtaagaggggTTCTCACTTCTTGGGTGGAGTAAGTACCAGAGAGGTGGATAGGTACTCTTTGAGCTTTTGGAAGGCTTCATCAGCTTCAGTTGTCCACTTGAACTTGCCCGACTTCTTCAACAGCTTGAAGAAGGGCAAGCCTTTCTCCCTGAGTCGTGAGATGAAACaattgagggcagccatgcaccctgtCAGCTTCTGAACATCTTTGATGAAGTGAGGTTGAGTCATTTGGGTGATTGCTTGAATCTACTTTGTACTAGCTTTGATACCCCGATGGCTCACAAGGAAACCCGGTAGTTGTCTGGAAGGTACTCCAAACACGCAGTTTGTTGGGTTAAGCTCCCACTTGTACTCATGAAGGCTGTCAAAGGTTTGCTTCAAGTCTACGATCAAAGTAGAGGGATCCTTTGTCTTGACAATGACATCATCCACGTAGGCTTCTACATTATGACCAATCTGCTCGCTTAGGCACGCCTGGATAGCCCACTGATAGGTTGCACCAGCGTTTTTTTACCCgaaggacatggtcgtgtagcagtaggcaccgaatagagtgatgaaggatgtcttgctctGATCTTCTTTATAGAGGGCAATCTGATGGTTGCCCAAGTAGCAATCAAGGAGGGATAAAAGAGCCGACCTGGCCATGGAATCTATGATCTAATCAATGTGCGGTAAGCCAAAGGGATCCTTCGAGCAGTGCTTGTTGAGAtccatgtagtcgacacacatgtgtCACTCTTTTGAGTTCTTCTAGATGAGTACTGGGTTGGCAAGCTAGTCTAGGTGAAGAATttccctgatgaacccggctACCAATAGCTTGGTAATTGCCTTCTTCATTGCAGACTTCTTATCTGGTGAGAACCATCATAGTCTTTGCTTGACTAGCTTTGAGTCAGGGTTTAAATCTAgtttgtgctcagccaactctctcagAACACCTGGCATATCAGACGTCTTCCACGTGAAGATATTCTTGTTTTCCctgagaaagttggtgagcgcgagttcctattcttTGGAGAGGTGGGCGCTAATGATAGACGTCTTGGAGGGATCACTAGTgcccagatcaatctcaatggtATCCATTTTAGTGGGCGGTGCAATCATTCCCGCCTTCTTAGTCAGAATTTCCATGTCTTCTGGCTTAGTCTGCTGTGTGAGGTTGGTAATCTCCTGTGCTTCATAGGCCTGCTGCGCTTTGGCTATAATCTGGACAGCTTCCATGTCGCAGTCATATGAGCGCTTGAGGTCACCTCAGAAGGAGAGTACACCATTgggacctggcatcttgagcaagaGGTACGGGTAGTGtggaatggccatgaacttggccaaagcaGGTCGATCGAAGATAGCATGGTATGATGATTCAAAATCAGCCACCTCAAACTTGAACTCTGTTCAGAAGTTGTTTGGGTTACCAAACATGACCGGGAGCATGATATGTCCGAGTGGCATAGCGGACTTaccgggtactatcccatagaaGGGGATGTCAGTGGGACTAAGTAGGCTTGTGAAATCTAAGCCTATCTTCTTTAATGTATCTAGAAATATTATGTTCAATCCTGCGCCACCATTAATCAGGACCTTAGGACTGTCATGCCGGCTATTGTAGGGCCCAAGATGAGTGGGTAGTGTCCGGCGTTAGTCATGCTAGTCCATTTATCTTTATTGGAGAAGTGGATTAGGTACTCAGACTAGTTAAGGTACTTTGGCATTGAGGGTTCTCCTGCCATGATGTCCCAAAGAGCCAAATTCCCCGTGCGCTTGTGCGATGAAGACGGTACCCCTGCAAAGATGACTGTAATTTGGCCCTTGGACTATTGAAAGCCTAGGACAGTGTTGTTGTCTCCATCCTTATTGTTTTTAGCCTTGACCTTGCCCTTGTTGACCTTGCCATAGAAACCCAGTTCTTGGAGTTGTCTGCACTCGGTCGCCGTGTGCTTGGTGTTCTTGTGGAAAGGGCAGGGTAGATTCTTTAGATCTTCAAACTTCTTGTTGTTCTTGTTGGACTTCTTGGACTTGTCCATGGAGGCAAGGGTGTTGTCGAGTCCTTGCTTTCTGCTGGACTATCCACCCTGATTGCCTCTAGGGTCAGAGCCTATGTTGTCCTGTTGTCCACGTGGGAATCGCTCGCAAGTACGTTCCTCATATGCAATCATCTTCTGTACTGTACGCTTGAATTCCTCAGTGGTCTCCAGGTTGTCATCACATAACTTTTCAAACTATCACTTATACTTGATTCCATTAGCGAAGTGATCTATCACCTCCCTGTCTATAATATCATAGACTTGGGCTCATAACTCAGCAAAGCGGTGGTAAAAGTGTTGAAAGGTTTTGTCTGGTTTCTACTTGTAGGTTCTGAGCTCATTCTGAGTACTTGGGTGGGTGAGGACACCATAAAATTTTTCACAGAACTTGTGTTGAAGTTGTCCCCAAGTATCAATGGAAGCTGGCTCATAGCTTGTCAAACCAGGCGAGTGGCGCAGTATCGAGTGCCATGGGAAAGTATAACACCTTTATGTCATCCTCGCCACCCTCTAACTCAATGGACTAGGAGTAGATACATAACCATTGGTTGGGTTCTGTCTTCCTATCATACTTGgtgtggttggatggcttgaacttgcaAGGGAGTCGGACTGAGAGTAGTCTGGCAGAGAAACATGGGAACCTATCCGGAGAGATACCAGCTTCTCGGTACTCGTACTCACCTCTACCCTCCCTGTTGCTATTCTGGTGTCCCTAGTGGCGATAGGCTAATTGCGCCCCTCCCTGACTCCTATTTTGGTTACCCTATGGCCCTAGGCAGGAGTGGGCTGGAACCCGTTGCTCTCCTCCTTGGTTGTTCGGTGGACCCAAATAGGAGTGAGCTAGAACCCACTGTTTAGGCGCTCGAGAAGGGTTGGCCTGGGAAGTCCCCTAGTAGCATACAAGCTCATAGGAGCAAATCAAACAATTCATGGTACACATAACACTACAATACATATACATACACGTACACAAGTAAGTAAGGCATTTCTCGAACAAGCACAACAAGCAGCGCGATGATCACTTTGCTTTGTGAACCAAGGGTGTTTCTAGGCTTGGGATTGTGCACGTGCCCTCACCCTAGAAGTCTAGATCAATCATGCATGTGAGAAGTCCCTTGAGGCGAGTCGCCGCTGGATCCATCCAGGGCATATCGCCCGCAACCATGGACAGCAGAAGTAGGTTCACGCCAGCGGTGACGAAGACAAAGTTTAACATGAGGTGGTCTGGGTTCACTGAGTGGCTTGGCATGTTGGTGGACATGATGCCAGCGCCTCCCCAGAACACGTAGACAAGGCAGTTCTGAACTAGCGGTTGTAGAACTTGGGAAAGCCACCGCGACCGCCGGCAGCGGGGGCATCGTGGTTGCTCATAGCTgcgttcgcaattttagttgattaaGCTCGGGATCAATTAGTCTGGGGAGGTACTGAGGTAGATCAGGTGAAGACTGGAGTGCATGGGAGGGGGAGGAGATGCCAAGATGGGGAGAGCATATGCTCGTTGATGAAAGCCAAGCAGCAAACGGCGGCGACACCCCTAGCCTACTGGCCATCCGGATCTGGGGCTACGTCTCACCTACCATCGCTACGACACTGTAGGCTGCAGCATGCAGGGTGATGCAACTGGAATGGAAGAAGCACCGACCCACTGGCTGTCGtcgaatcgaccaatttataagagccaAAGTATAATGGTAGCCCGCTAGCGGTCgcattgtcatacttgagcccatataaacccggtagtccatcgagtaccacgacgggtctcaataaacgatgcacatacaaccaagatcgtacatgattcaacatacatgtcacatgttacataaagttcacagatagagttcattcatcagagtacgagatagagttattacaaaccaagttcgatagatagtagcggaagcaaattaagttcgaaactagcatttgtcaacatagttcaaatacagtgccaactcatgatcacaatccacaaaagcataatagagagattattaaagatgcctgcccaaggctcactcctcatccatggtgggatagaagcagttcttccAATAGCCatgatagacggtaccatctacaacaatgggaataaaactatgagttcgagaaggtactcagctagacttacccatcataaactagaaataaattgactccaaggattatgcaaggctttataagtggaggtagcttgataacatttttgcataaaaagcgattaactcagttatacagttGTACTTAGGTCATCTAGTTAattgtagctattcatctctagattagcaactatcctctgtcaaacatgtggtatatcattttaagagcatacaatagtaaccatagccggtgtagtaattccatgtttatccgaaccatcacattccataatacaattactatgatgttggagctagctaagtttctcactattcaggagagagcgattcgaattgatttcaactagctaggaatttattcctaacacaaacctaggcagactagatcaatggtcaccttaggtcacctttggtacaactcaggtacacatttcatgggttcgaccagtgccgcacaatcagggacaactagctgctaggacgatcaggactaccctgcccttgggctcaaggCTGGCTCTCCGCagatccttactaccatctagagtgcgcacttttatagaatggggcccgacctgagttgagctactcgacttcacggtcggaatgagttatccggccagctaagtgataggcatgtgttcaatctcatCAGAAGTTCcaataatggtacggtccttgatcggcacagatgGGATCGCATGAGTcagcctac is from Miscanthus floridulus cultivar M001 chromosome 7, ASM1932011v1, whole genome shotgun sequence and encodes:
- the LOC136465150 gene encoding uncharacterized protein encodes the protein MVGPLKRALGGFEYIYVSIDKFTKWIEYKPLIKFNATKAVEFMQDIMYRFGMPNRIITDLSSPFTAIEFRSWARDCGISIDYAFVAHLQANGQVERANGLLLAELKPQLFDELKDYGGKWIYELPKKFPKVEQYNEGEADETQKLEIDSAKEVKLNALF